Proteins from one Salmo salar chromosome ssa07, Ssal_v3.1, whole genome shotgun sequence genomic window:
- the LOC106609131 gene encoding transportin-3, whose protein sequence is MEKPTVALVYQAVQALYHDPDPAGKERASVWLGELQRSMYAWEMADQLLQLKQDVESCYFAAQTMKMKIQTSFFELPPETHIALRDSLLSHIQSLKDLSPIIVTQLALAIADLALQMASWKGCVHTLIEKYSNDVSSMTFLIEILTVLPEEVHSRSLRIGANRRTEIIEDLAYYSSTVVTLLMTCVEKSGSNEKMLIKVFRCLGSWFNLGVLDSNFMANNQLLMVLFQVLQRDETSTNLHEAASDCVCSALYAIENVDTHMPLALQLFQGVLTLETAYHMAVAREDLDKVLNYCRIFTELCETFLETTVKSPGQGMGDLRPLELLLICAGHPQYEVVEISFNFWYRLGENLYKTNDPALHGIFRPYIQRLLHGLARHCQLDPDHEGIPEDTDDFGEFRMRVSDLVKDVIFLVGSMECFSQLYSTLKEGNPPWEVTEAVLFIMAAIAKSVDPENNPTLTEVLEQVVLLPETVHIAVRYTSIELVGEMSEVVDRNPRFLDPVLNYLMKGLREKTLASVAAKAIHNICSVCRDHMAQHFQGLLDIARALDSFALTTEAAVGLLKGTALVLARLPLEKIAECLSDLCAVQVMALKKLLSQDPSNGKAADPTVWLDRLAVIFRHTNPIVENGQTHPCQKVIQEIWPVLSQTLNTHQADNRIVERCCRCLRFAVRCVGKGSASLLQPLVTQMVSVYQVYPHSCFLYLGSILVDEYGMEEGCRQGLLDMLQALCMPTFQLLEQPNGLRNHPDTVDDLFRLATRFVQRSPVTLLSSGIIVHIIQCAIAATTLDHRDANCSVMKFVRDLIHTGVSNDHEDDFELRKQLIGQAMGQHGQQLVTQLMHTCCFCLPPYTLPDVAEVLWEIMVFDRPTSCRWLENALKGLPKETSGGALTVTHKQLTDFHKQVTSAEECKQVCWAIREFTRLFR, encoded by the exons ATGGAGAAACCGACAGTCGCACTTGTGTATCAAGCTGTGCAGGCTCTTTATCATGATCCGGACCCCGCCGGCAAAGAGCGAGCTTCGGTGTGGCTGGGGGAGCTACAGAGATCG ATGTACGCGTGGGAGATGGCAGACCAGCTCCTCCAGCTGAAACAAGACGTGGAGTCTTGTTACTTCGCCGCCCAGACCATGAAGATGAAGATCCAGACGTCGTTCTTTGAGCTGCCCCCAGAGACCCACATTGCCCTCCGAGACTCCCTGCTCTCACACATACAGAGCCTCAAAGACCTCTCCCCCATCATCGTCACTCAG cttGCTCTGGCCATTGCAGACCTCGCCCTACAGATGGCCTCATGGAAGGGCTGTGTCCACACCCTCATTGAAAA gtataGCAATGATGTCAGCTCCATGACGTTTCTGATAGAGATCCTTACAGTGCTCCCCGAGGAGGTCCACAGCCGCTCCCTACGCATCGGCGCCAATCGCAGGACAGAGATCATCGAGGACCTGGCCTATTACTCCAGTACTGTGGTCACCCTACTG ATGACCTGTGTGGAGAAGTCTGGCAGCAATGAGAAGATGCTGATCAAGGTGTTCCGCTGTCTGGGAAGCTGGTTCAACCTGGGAGTCCTGGACAGCAACTTTATGGCCAACAACCAGCTCCTCATGGTCCTTTTCCAAGTGCTG CAAAGAGACGAGACGTCCACTAACCTGCACGAGGCTGCGTCCGACTGCGTGTGTTCAGCGCTGTACGCCATCGAGAACGTGGACACACACATGCCCCTGGCCCTGCAGCTTTTCCAGGGCGTCCTCACGCTGGAGACGGCCTACCATATGGCCGTGGCACGGGAGGACCTCGACAA AGTGTTGAATTACTGTAGGATCTTCACTGAGTTGTGTGAGACGTTTCTGGAGACCACAGTCAAGAGTCCAGGCCAGGGCATGGGAGACCTGCGACCGCTTGAGCTACTGCTCATCTGCGCAGGACACCCCCAATATGAG GTCGTGGAGATCTCCTTTAACTTCTGGTATCGTCTGGGAGAGAACCTGTATAAGACCAACGACCCTGCCCTCCACGGCATCTTCAGACCCTATATCCAGAGACTGCTGCACGGCCTGGCCCGCCACTGCCAACTAGACCCCGACCAC GAGGGCATCCCAGAAGATACAGATGACTTTGGGGAGTTCAGGATGAGGGTGTCTGATCTTGTGAAGGATGTCATTTTCCTTGTGGGCTCCATGGAATGTTTCTCCCAG ttGTACTCCACTCTAAAAGAAGGGAACCCTCCCTGGGAGGTGACCGAGGCTGTTCTCTTCATCATGGCCGCCATCGCCAAGAGTGTAGACCC TGAGAACAACCCCACCCTGACAGAGGTGTTAGAGCAGGTGGTGCTGCTGCCAGAGACTGTCCATATCGCCGTGCGCTACACCAGCATTGAGCTGGTGGGGGAGATGAGCGAGGTCGTTGACCGCAACCCACGATTCCTAG ACCCCGTGCTGAACTACCTGATGAAGGGCCTGAGGGAGAAGACCCTGGCTTCCGTGGCGGCCAAGGCGATCCATAACATCTGCTCTGTGTGCCGGGACCACATGGCCCAGCACTTCCAGGGCCTGTTGGACATCGCCCGTGCCCTCGACTCCTTTGCCCTGACCACCGAAGCCGCCGTAGGCCTCCTCAAAG GTACAGCCCTGGTCCTGGCTCGTCTTCCCCTGGAGAAGATTGCTGAGTGTTTGAGTGACCTGTGTGCTGTGCAGGTCATGGCCCTCAAAAAG CTTCTCTCACAGGACCCCAGCAATGGGAAAGCTGCTGACCCCACTGTCTGGCTGGACAGACTAGCAGTTATTTTCCG ACACACAAACCCCATCGTAGAGAATGGACAGACACACCCATGTCAGAAAGTCATCCAGGAG ATCTGGCCGGTCCTGTCACAGACTCTAAACACACACCAGGCTGATAACCGCATCGTGGAACGCTGCTGTCGCTGTCTGCGGTTCGCTGTGCGCTGCGTGGGCAAGGGCTCTGCCTCTCTATTACAGCCACTCGTCACACAG ATGGTcagtgtgtatcaggtgtatcccCACTCCTGCTTCCTTTATCTGGGCAGCATCCTGGTGGATGAGTACGGCATGGAGGAAGGCTGCAGACAAGGTCTACTAGACATGCTACAG GCTCTGTGTATGCCCACCTTCCAGCTGTTGGAGCAGCCCAACGGTCTCCGTAACCACCCAGACACAGTAGATGACCTCTTCAGACTTGCCACCAG GTTTGTCCAGCGTAGTCCCGTCACCCTGCTCAGCAGTGGCATCATCGTCCACATCATCCAGTGTGCTATCGCGGCCACCACACTGGACCACCGGGACGCCAACTGCAGCGTCATGAAGTTCGTCAGAGACCTCATCCACACGGGCGTCAGCAACGAC CACGAGGATGACTTTGAGCTGCGAAAGCAGCTAATAGGCCAGGCCATGGGGCAGCACGGGCAGCAGTTGGTCACCCAGCTCATGCACACATGCTGCTTCTGTCTGCCACCTTACACACTCCCCGATGTGGCTGAGGTGCTCTGGGAGATCATGGTGTTCGACAGGCCG ACGTCCTGCCGCTGGCTGGAGAACGCGCTGAAGGGGCTTCCTAAGGAGACGTCAGGCGGGGCGTTGACAGTCACACACAAACAGCTCACAGACTTCCACAAGCAGGTCACCAG tgcGGAGGAGTGTAAGCAGGTGTGCTGGGCTATCCGGGAGTTCACCAGATTGTTCCGATAG
- the LOC106609132 gene encoding LOW QUALITY PROTEIN: interferon regulatory factor 5-like (The sequence of the model RefSeq protein was modified relative to this genomic sequence to represent the inferred CDS: inserted 2 bases in 1 codon), producing the protein MMSAQPRRIRLKPWLLAQVNSGRYPGLQWLSPDHRIFQIPWRHATRHQPTSEEENTIFKAWALETGKYQEGLDEPDPAKWKANLRCALNKSREFKLKYDCTKETPVQPYKIYEVCDQPCNGDTVDEDDEEVMPNIVGLSIDPRISDPHSFQAFGVHPGPVGSLQQPGVGRREXMQPPVVTEMSPMVPSAASVAPVAPNPGAAPMEAMSGVQNQEEGQAVPPYKYDLLNSLPLTDLDMKFLYRGRKMGSLTVSNHQGCRLYYGHLEPTPDQVDLFGPVTLNQVLFPGSADIQNEKQRFYTEHLLDVMDRGLILEIWEQDIYAIRLCQCKVYWSGPGIDEQGPPNPMERERKYKVFSLNNFLHGLILFQKGETPTPPPFELYFCFGEDWPDQQKPKEKKLIVVQVVPVVARILTEMFSGDLSWSTDSIRLQISNPDLKDQTVEQFKELQRLLQSQHGLGP; encoded by the exons ATGATGAGTGCACAGCCTCGGAGGATCCGCCTAAAGCCCTGGCTGTTAGCCCAGGTGAACAGCGGGAGGTACCCCGGCCTGCAGTGGCTCAGCCCGGACCACCGGATCTTCCAGATCCCCTGGAGACATGCCACAAGACACCAGCCCACCTCTGAGGAAGAGAACACCATCTTCAAG GCCTGGGCTCTAGAGACAGGGAAGTACCAGGAGGGTCTGGATGAGCCTGACCCTGCCAAGTGGAAGGCCAACCTGCGCTGTGCCCTCAACAAGAGCCGGGAGTTCAAACTGAAATACGACTGCACCAAGGAGACACCCGTCCAGCCCTACAAGATCTACGAGGTCTGTGACCAGCCCTGCAATGGAG ACACAGTTGATGAAGATGATGAGGAGGTG ATGCCGAATATTGTTGGTCTCTCCATTG acCCCAGAATTAGTGACCCACACAGTTTTCAGGCATTCGGGGTGCACCCTGGACCCGTAGGATCCCTCCAACAGCCTGGGGTTGGGCGGAGGGA CATGCAGCCTCCTGTGGTCACTGAGATGTCCCCCATGGTTCCTTCTGCTGCATCTGTGGCTCCGGTTGCCCCTAACCCAGGTGCCGCCCCCATGGAGGCCATGTCAGGAGTCCAGAACCAGGAAGAAGGGCAGGCGGTGCCACCCTACAAATATGACCTGCTGAACAGCCTGCCAT TGACTGACCTAGACATGAAGTTCCTGTACCGGGGTCGCAAGATGGGCTCCCTGACGGTGAGTAACCACCAGGGCTGCCGGCTGTACTACGGCCACCTGGAGCCCACCCCGGACCAGGTggacctgtttggccctgtcaccCTCAACCAAGTTCTCTTCCCTGGCTCGGCCGACATCCAGAACGAGAAGCAGCGGTTCTACACAGAGCACCTGCTGGATGTGATGGACCGAGGCCTGATCCTGGAGATCTGGGAGCAGGATATATACGCTATCAGGTTGTGTCAGTGCAAGGTGTATTGGTCTGGGCCGGGCATTGACGAGCAGGGGCCACCCAACcctatggagagggagaggaagtacAAAGTGTTCAGCCTCAATAACTTCCTGCACG ggCTCATCTTGTTCCAGAAGGGTGAAACTCCCACCCCACCACCGTTTGAGCTCTACTTCTGCTTCGGGGAGGACTGGCCAGACCAACAGAAACCCAAGGAGAAGAAGCTCATCGTTGTGCAG GTGGTCCCGGTGGTGGCGCGGATCCTAACAGAGATGTTTTCTGGAGATCTGTCCTGGTCCACAGACAGCATCCGGTTGCAGATCTCCAACCCAGACCTGAAGGACCAGACAGTGGAGCAGTTCAAGGAACTCCAGAGGCTTCTCCAGAGTCAGCATGGCCTGGGACCCTGA